Genomic window (Pan troglodytes isolate AG18354 chromosome 22, NHGRI_mPanTro3-v2.0_pri, whole genome shotgun sequence):
TTCATCTTCTAGCAGAATTCctgttactattttttaaagtggtgACTTGGATAGAATAACATCAGCAAACCACATTTCTGGCCCAAATGCATTCTGGTGATAGCCTTAATTATGAGAGCTGACTTTCTATGAAGCTCCCTGTGATAATTTGTCATGTTTATTCCATccacttattaaatattaatgaattatTAGTCATTTATTATGATAAAgcaattagaataaaatataaacaaataatagtACATATTAATTCATTTGCTACTCTTAAATGTAGCAGAACTACCAATGATCAACCTAGGGATCATACTTTGTAGATCAATGTGAGACTAGCAAAGTGTCATATCAATAAGAGACAAGTAGAACATTTAGTCAGAATTTCGGAACTGCACACAGTAGTTCATAAACTTTAGTGGATATATACCACCACTTTAACAATCGGAAAAGGCATGGATTCtcaaaccagaaaaaaatcactgtgaTAAATTCCTCCACTGGTTTGCATATGATCCAAAAGGATCCCAGAGTACATGAATTTATCGCCAGTTACCCCAAGCATAGAACAAAGATTGTGATTATTCTACACATAATTTGAGTATAGAAAGTTGCATCATGTCattcatttggttattttttcaCTAATTCATCAAATCTTTATTAAGAATCTGCTGTATCAGGCACCGTTATAAGAAATGCAGATTGAGCagatgaacaaaatagacaaagtcTCTACTTTCTGCAGGTTACAATGAGACAGAAGGGATAGAgagactgattttaaaaattaatgaaatagattcTAACAGTGAAGAATCCTGTGAGAATAATAAAACTCAGTGAGTTACATTAAATTCAGTTACTGGAGGTAGACTAATTAATATAAGGTGGCCATTAAAAGTCTCTCTGGGAAGTGAACATTTCAATTGAAATAGAAAATGAGTCAAATATTCCTggtattattttaagaaagagaaatcagTAAGTGCAGAGGCCAGGGCCTTATTGTGAGAAGAAACCTGctgcattttaaaagacaaaaagccAGCAGAGTTTGAGCATTATAGATAAATGGAGGAGAGTAGCAGGATATGAAATCAGAGAGATACGTAAGGGCCAGAACTTCTCAGCACAATGAAAGGCCTTTAGAGATATTTTTGCAGGGGCACGCTATGTTCTGATTCACTGAGGCATATAAAAGGCCCTCTGCAGGGGAAGTGTCCATACCGAAGTCACCTACACTCCTTCCTACCCAAGGACGACCTCAACAACCAACACCATGTGTGGCAGCTACTACAGAAACTACAATGGCTGCCGTGGCTATGGGTGCTGTGGCTACGGAGGCCTGGGCTGTGGCTATGGAGGCCTGGGCTGTGGCTATGGAGGCCTGGGCTGTGGCTATGGCTCCTTCTGTGGCTGTGGCTACAGAGGCCTGGGCTGTGGCTACCGAGGCCTGGACTGTGGCTATGGCTGTGGCTATGGCTATGTCTCCCGCTCCTTCTGTGGCTGTGGCTATAGGTGCGGCTCTGGCTatggctccagctttggctaCTACTATTGAGGACA
Coding sequences:
- the LOC129138264 gene encoding keratin-associated protein 6-3, giving the protein MCQDANKGSVHTEVTYTPSYPRTTSTTNTMCGSYYRNYNGCRGYGCCGYGGLGCGYGGLGCGYGGLGCGYGSFCGCGYRGLGCGYRGLDCGYGCGYGYVSRSFCGCGYRCGSGYGSSFGYYY